A genomic region of Alligator mississippiensis isolate rAllMis1 chromosome 4, rAllMis1, whole genome shotgun sequence contains the following coding sequences:
- the ART4 gene encoding ecto-ADP-ribosyltransferase 4, whose product MMTDLLTNLLLIFSLEWLVRGEKAVPQIFMDMAPDSFDDGYDGCRNQVVEDLKQGNYFQKELGAHENYSSIWEKAEEAWAMMSTSLLKEMQENHSIALIAYTMNSPLHSDLNQAISRAGKSPGHYRHNFPFKYLHFYLTTAIQLVRRWGSGTTTNKCYQVYRGVKGLHFEAKLGSTVRFGRFASSSLLWKEAKKFGTETMFIIKTCLGAPVQQFSHYASEREVLIPPYEVFRVRKVNWTQRGNWLRLDSLGNYSKYNCELLKASSNKNCVSAPWVTVFLSCVITDSLYLARQWLFP is encoded by the exons ATGATGACAGATCTACTGACCAACCTGCTGCTAATTTTCTCCCTGGAGTGGCTGGTGAGGGGTGAAAAG GCTGTGCCCCAAATTTTTATGGATATGGCACCAGATTCCTTTGATGATGGGTATGATGGATGCAGAAACCAGGTGGTGGAAGACTTGAAACAAGGAAACTATTTCCAAAAAGAACTGGGTGCTCATGAGAACTACTCAAGCATTTGGGAAAAAGCCGAAGAGGCTTGGGCAATGATGTCAACCAGTTTGCTCAAAGAGATGCAGGAGAATCACTCTATAGCCCTCATTGCTTATACCATGAATTCTCCACTACACTCTGACTTGAACCAGGCTATATCCAGAGCTGGGAAATCTCCAGGGCACTACAGACACAACTTCCCCTTCAAATATTTGCACTTCTACCTGACTACAGCAATTCAACTGGTAAGGAGGTGGGGAAGTGGCACAACAACAAACAAGTGCTATCAGGTATACAGGGGGGTAAAAGGCCTGCATTTTGAGGCTAAACTTGGCAGTACAGTGCGATTTGGCCGCTTtgcctcctcctctctcctttgGAAGGAAGCCAAGAAATTTGGGACCGAAACAATGTTCATCATAAAGACTTGCCTGGGAGCACCTGTGCAGCAGTTCTCCCACTATGCATCTGAGAGGGAGGTCCTTATCCCCCCCTATGAAGTATTCAGAGTCAGGAAAGTCAACTGGACACAGAGAGGCAACTGGCTGCGTCTGGACTCTTTGGGGAATTACAGCAAGTACAACTGCGAACTCCTGAAAG CGTCAAGTAACAAGAACTGTGTCAGCGCACCATGGgtcactgtttttctttcttgtgtgATCACTGATTCCTTATACTTGGCCAGACAATGGCTTTTTCCCTGA
- the LOC102566308 gene encoding matrix Gla protein, with product MRKFLVLLILTLTLVALCCCERDLEHSLESHSVENIKIGKETANAFVRRQKRASSYYEWYLENYKSPAEQRREQCEEYLPCRYHSRQMRYRFDYRHYSEEY from the exons ATGAGGAAATTTTTGGTGTTACTAATCCTGACCCTGACCTTGGTAGCCCTTTGCTGTTGTGAGAGAG ATCTAGAACACTCCTTGGAATCACACAGTGTGGAAA ATATCAAGATAGGAAAAGAAACTGCTAATGCCTTTGTAAGGAGGCAGAAGAGGGCCTCCTCCTACTATGAATG GTACCTTGAAAACTACAAGTCCCCAGCGGAGCAGAGGCGTGAGCAGTGTGAAGAATATTTACCTTGTAGATATCACTCCAGGCAAATGAGATACCGTTTCGACTATCGCCATTATAGTGAGGAGTACTGA